In Juglans microcarpa x Juglans regia isolate MS1-56 chromosome 4S, Jm3101_v1.0, whole genome shotgun sequence, a single window of DNA contains:
- the LOC121263135 gene encoding 60S ribosomal protein L13-1, whose protein sequence is MKHNNVIPNGHFKKQWQNHVKTWFNQPARKTRRRIARQKKAVKIFPRPTSGPLRPIVHGQTLKYNMKVKAGRGFSLEELKAANIPKKLAPTIGIAVDHRRRNRSLESLQANVQRLKTYKAKLVVFPRRARKFKAGDSAPEELATATQVQGSYMPIVREKPSVELVKITEEMKSFKAYDKLRIERTNTRHVGARMKRAAEAEKEEKK, encoded by the exons ATGAAGCACAACAATGTCATCCCTAATGGACACTTTAAGAAACAGTGGCAGAATCATGTAAAGACATGGTTTAATCAGCCAGCTCGGAAAACCAGAAGAAGAATTG CTCGCCAGAAGAAGGCTGTCAAAATTTTTCCCCGCCCAACATCCGGGCCTCTTCGTCCTATCGTCCATGGACAGACGTTGAAGTATAATATGAAAGTTAAGGCTGGGAGGGGCTTTTCTCTGGAAGAGTTGAAG GCTGCCAACATCCCCAAGAAACTTGCACCAACTATTGGGATAGCAGTTGATCATCGCAGGAGGAACCGTTCCCTGGAGAGTCTTCAGGCGAACGTGCAGAGGCTGAAGACATATAAGGCGAAGTTGGTCGTCTTCCCAAGGCGTGCTCGCAAATTTAAG GCTGGTGATTCTGCTCCCGAGGAACTTGCAACTGCAACCCAGGTCCAAGGCTCATACATGCCCATAGTACGCGAGAAGCCATCTGTTGAACTTGTGAAGATTACTGAAGAGATGAAATCATTCAAGGCATATGACAAACTCCGTATTGAGAGGACGAACACGCGACATGTTGGTGCAAGAATGAAGAGAGCTGCAGAGGCtgaaaaggaagagaagaaatag